A stretch of the Archangium violaceum genome encodes the following:
- a CDS encoding alpha/beta hydrolase: MHDTSVIGPFLRGFCFLVALVAAQQAAAREGDGIRHVPAFDLPLSPYISPEAQAAARVEIAEGDPLAHMSNEELARNIQQIRASVDMSIAPRVEALRQRYGVSLRQEKWSGVPVTIVTPKVPVARGLLIELHGGGFIFGSAGTLGMLEAIPVAAMTGMRVVAVDYRLGPEHRYPAASEDVAAVYREALKRHRPGDIGLFGCSSGGVLTAEALAWFQKEKLPMPAAAGVFCASADARYGGDARYVVAAVNNAPMPKPDGSLPIMEELYYGQADLADPLISPLFSKGVLAKFPPTLFITGTRAAELSAAAHTHSRLTALGVEARLHVWDGMGHAFHLNTDLPEAQEALAVISRFFKAYVGRAGR, translated from the coding sequence GCTTCTGCTTCTTGGTAGCGCTGGTGGCCGCGCAGCAAGCCGCGGCCAGGGAGGGGGACGGCATCCGGCACGTTCCCGCCTTCGACCTTCCCCTCTCGCCTTACATAAGCCCAGAGGCTCAGGCCGCGGCGCGCGTGGAGATCGCCGAGGGCGATCCGCTCGCGCACATGAGCAACGAGGAGTTGGCCCGGAACATCCAGCAGATCCGCGCCAGCGTGGACATGTCGATCGCACCGCGCGTCGAGGCGCTTCGACAGCGCTACGGCGTGTCGCTCCGCCAGGAGAAGTGGAGCGGGGTACCGGTCACCATCGTGACGCCGAAGGTACCGGTCGCGCGCGGTTTGCTGATCGAACTGCACGGCGGCGGCTTCATCTTCGGCTCGGCGGGCACGCTCGGCATGCTGGAGGCAATTCCGGTCGCGGCCATGACGGGCATGAGGGTGGTGGCGGTGGATTACCGCCTGGGCCCGGAGCACCGATATCCCGCGGCGAGCGAGGATGTCGCCGCCGTGTATCGCGAGGCGCTCAAGCGCCATCGTCCGGGTGACATAGGCCTGTTCGGCTGCTCGTCGGGCGGGGTGTTGACGGCGGAGGCGCTCGCCTGGTTCCAGAAGGAGAAGCTCCCCATGCCGGCGGCGGCGGGCGTGTTCTGCGCGAGCGCCGACGCGCGCTACGGGGGCGACGCGCGCTATGTGGTCGCGGCCGTGAACAATGCGCCGATGCCGAAGCCGGACGGCAGCCTTCCCATCATGGAGGAGCTCTACTACGGCCAGGCGGACCTCGCCGACCCGCTGATCTCGCCGCTCTTCTCGAAAGGCGTGCTGGCGAAGTTCCCTCCGACGCTCTTCATCACCGGCACGCGCGCGGCGGAGCTCAGTGCCGCCGCCCACACCCATTCGCGTCTGACCGCGCTCGGCGTGGAGGCCCGCCTCCACGTCTGGGACGGGATGGGCCATGCCTTCCATCTCAACACCGACCTGCCCGAGGCGCAGGAGGCGCTGGCGGTGATCTCCAGGTTCTTCAAGGCATATGTCGGGCGGGCGGGCCGATGA